One Tessaracoccus lacteus DNA window includes the following coding sequences:
- a CDS encoding LutB/LldF family L-lactate oxidation iron-sulfur protein — translation MTATPTRRTPEPGSWLGIPAFPKAAPGELANETQRRNLRHATTTIRAKRVVRASEVPNWEELRTAGAQIKDRVGRHLDEYLVQAEEAMTKAGITVHWARDAADANQIVAEIAKAKGVDEVVKIKSMVTQEIDLNEALEAEGIAAWETDLAELIVQLGHDLPSHILVPAIHRNRDEVQDIFTREMGLYGTPAPEGISNNPEELAAAARVHLREKFLRAKMAVSGGNFIVAETGTLVIVESEGNGRMCLTLPETLVSVVGIEKLVPTLEDLEVFLKLLPRSSTGERMNPYTSMWTGVTEGDGPQDLHVILLDNGRSNVLSDPEGRAALRCIRCSACLNICPVYERVGGHAYGNPYPGPIGAILGPQLRGMEDERDRALPFASSLCGACNEVCPVRIPFTDILVHLRHKVVEYKTAKHPTVEQGIMKGAGWVMADGSHLATVQAGERIGGRVFRGKWLGPMGPIPIAKEWLKGRDLEPLPTQNFRQWWKKNREGGQR, via the coding sequence ATGACCGCCACACCCACCCGCCGCACGCCGGAGCCCGGCTCCTGGCTCGGCATCCCGGCCTTCCCCAAGGCCGCCCCCGGCGAGCTCGCCAACGAGACGCAGCGCAGGAACCTGCGGCACGCCACGACTACCATCCGGGCCAAGCGCGTCGTGCGCGCCTCCGAGGTCCCCAACTGGGAGGAGCTTCGCACCGCGGGCGCCCAGATCAAGGACCGCGTCGGTCGGCACCTGGACGAGTACCTCGTGCAGGCCGAGGAGGCCATGACGAAGGCGGGCATCACGGTCCACTGGGCCCGCGACGCCGCCGACGCCAACCAGATCGTCGCCGAGATCGCCAAGGCGAAGGGCGTCGACGAGGTCGTCAAGATCAAGTCGATGGTCACGCAGGAGATCGACCTCAACGAGGCCCTCGAGGCCGAGGGCATCGCGGCCTGGGAGACCGACCTGGCCGAGCTGATTGTCCAGCTGGGCCACGACCTGCCGAGCCACATCCTCGTCCCCGCGATCCACCGCAACCGTGACGAGGTGCAGGACATCTTCACCCGCGAGATGGGCCTGTACGGCACCCCCGCCCCCGAGGGCATCTCGAACAACCCGGAGGAGCTCGCCGCCGCGGCCCGCGTCCACCTTCGCGAGAAGTTCCTCCGCGCGAAGATGGCCGTGTCCGGCGGCAACTTCATCGTCGCCGAGACCGGCACCCTGGTGATCGTCGAGTCCGAGGGCAACGGCCGCATGTGCCTGACGCTGCCCGAGACGCTCGTCTCGGTCGTCGGCATCGAGAAGCTCGTCCCCACCCTGGAGGACCTGGAGGTCTTCCTCAAGCTGCTGCCCCGCAGCTCGACCGGCGAGCGGATGAACCCGTACACCTCCATGTGGACGGGCGTCACCGAGGGCGACGGTCCTCAGGACCTGCATGTGATCCTGCTCGACAACGGCCGCAGCAACGTGCTGAGCGACCCCGAGGGCCGCGCCGCGCTGCGCTGCATCCGGTGCTCCGCGTGCCTCAACATCTGCCCGGTGTACGAGCGCGTCGGCGGCCACGCCTACGGCAACCCGTACCCCGGCCCGATCGGCGCGATCCTCGGCCCGCAGCTGCGCGGCATGGAGGACGAGCGCGACCGCGCGCTCCCCTTCGCGTCGTCGCTGTGCGGTGCCTGCAACGAGGTGTGCCCCGTGCGGATCCCGTTCACCGACATCCTCGTGCACCTGCGCCACAAGGTCGTCGAGTACAAGACGGCCAAGCACCCCACGGTCGAGCAGGGGATCATGAAGGGCGCCGGCTGGGTGATGGCCGACGGCAGCCACCTGGCGACCGTCCAGGCGGGCGAGCGCATCGGAGGCCGCGTCTTCCGCGGCAAGTGGCTGGGCCCCATGGGCCCGATCCCTATCGCCAAGGAATGGTTGAAGGGCCGCGACCTGGAGCCGCTGCCCACCCAGAACTTCCGCCAGTGGTGGAAGAAGAACCGCGAAGGAGGGCAGCGATGA